A window of Stigmatella aurantiaca contains these coding sequences:
- a CDS encoding polysaccharide deacetylase family protein: MATYRRGQSGGRRILIVSYHRVVGDFTGELQRSIPGLLISQETFRRHLEEASAAGYAFATMGEAVDVMTGAAVAKQDLCVVTFDDGYRDVYRYAYPVLKQMGVPAIVYLPTDFIGTNRRFNHDRLFHLVNRAKQRRIKPYFSSLTGPALDLMVPIVSGRKTVSAALDDFIGEHSAGELVEVIGALEKELADSTDLLPEQGDIMDWDEVRRMAQDGFEFGAHTLGHTVLTLEPREVVEREILESKLAIEREVPIQVKDFAYCNGWYSDEIISVLKQHGFRSGVTTEDFLNRIGGDPFTLKRKVLWENFSIGALGDYSSALTGCQFDDCFGLLGMSHPVPGRRTHLSAPVVGGGNHLKAMLELSTQEAT, encoded by the coding sequence ATGGCGACCTATCGCCGGGGCCAGTCCGGGGGGCGGCGCATCCTGATCGTCAGTTATCACCGCGTGGTGGGGGATTTCACAGGTGAGCTGCAGCGGTCCATTCCGGGGCTGCTCATCTCTCAAGAGACATTCCGGAGGCATTTGGAGGAGGCCTCGGCGGCGGGCTACGCGTTCGCCACCATGGGGGAGGCCGTGGATGTGATGACGGGGGCGGCGGTGGCCAAGCAGGACTTGTGCGTCGTCACCTTCGATGACGGGTACCGGGATGTGTACCGGTACGCCTATCCGGTCCTCAAGCAGATGGGGGTGCCCGCCATCGTCTATCTGCCCACGGACTTCATCGGGACGAACCGGCGCTTCAACCACGACCGGCTCTTCCACCTGGTGAACCGGGCGAAGCAGCGGCGCATCAAGCCCTACTTCAGCTCGCTGACCGGGCCCGCGCTGGATCTGATGGTGCCCATCGTCTCCGGCCGGAAGACGGTGTCCGCGGCGCTCGACGACTTCATCGGCGAGCACTCGGCGGGCGAGCTCGTGGAGGTCATCGGGGCCCTGGAGAAGGAGCTGGCGGACAGCACGGACCTCCTGCCCGAGCAGGGTGACATCATGGACTGGGACGAGGTGCGGCGCATGGCTCAGGATGGCTTCGAGTTCGGCGCCCACACCCTGGGCCACACGGTGCTCACGCTGGAGCCGCGCGAGGTGGTGGAGCGGGAGATCCTCGAGTCCAAGCTCGCCATCGAGCGCGAGGTGCCCATCCAGGTAAAGGACTTCGCGTACTGCAACGGCTGGTACTCGGATGAGATCATCAGCGTGCTCAAGCAGCACGGGTTCCGCTCGGGCGTCACCACGGAGGACTTCCTCAACCGGATTGGGGGCGATCCGTTCACCCTCAAGCGCAAGGTGCTGTGGGAGAACTTCAGCATCGGGGCGCTCGGGGATTACTCCTCGGCGCTCACCGGCTGCCAGTTCGACGACTGCTTCGGGCTTCTGGGCATGAGCCACCCCGTGCCGGGGCGGCGCACGCACTTATCGGCGCCGGTGGTGGGCGGCGGTAACCACCTCAAGGCCATGTTGGAGCTGTCCACTCAGGAGGCGACGTGA